The genomic segment CAGCTCTGATTTAAATGTACTGCTTTGAAAATTCCCGCAGGAACAAGCACATGTCGGCGAGCGCCGGTCTTCGCCTGGGACCAACGACAGAACCCCTGCTCTCTCACGCGTGGTTGAACACGGCCAGAGTGAAATTGGACCATCCACAACGCAAATCGTTGCACTAGGGGATCTTCAAATGGAGAACATAATCGGAAATACATTGATATTACTCtccgaggcagaggaagcgtCAGAGGATGCTTGCGGAACTCGTCTCGCCAATGGAAGTTTTGTAAACCAACTTCCGCCTGGACTAAGCACTCCCCTTCTTTGACGCACGTTCTTTATTGAAATATGCTTGATCTCAAAGGAACACTGCAAGCGTGTGCGTTCTTGACACTGGAGGGTAGGGCGGAGCAAGGGTGAGCGACATGCACAAAGTTTGCGCTGGTCGGATCAATCACAGAGACCGCTCAGAGAAATCAGCTAGGTTTCGGAGCACCGAACAGGTACCCAGGTCGCGAGAAAGACGGGAGGCAGTTTAAGTGGCCGCGAAGTTGGTCCTCCTGTTCGTCGCACCAAGGGTTTTCACTTTGGTGCTCTGAAAGTGTTATTACTTTGAAGGCGAACCACATAAAACAGACAACTCAGGAACAGGCAGAGTGACACAGCCAAAAAAGAGGACAGTCAAAAAAATGTGCCCAGTCCATACACGCATTACCTTACTACTGGTGCCGTATTGCGCCTTTTTGCTCGCAATCattctccgcttttctcttgctcGGTCGACCCCCTGGACAGCCTCAGTTTGTATTTCGTTTGTGTCCCCTCGGTGATTCTCTCTCCCGAGGACCCTCAATCGATCTGCCAGAATCGGGATGCCTCCTGGACACGAGCGAGACTCGCTGGCGTCTCGATGTCTGCGGGACGCCCTTGTGACTTTGGTATGATtaaagcggagaagaggcaatAAGACGTTGGATCGTCCGTAAAATGCTGGATCTAAGGTATACAATGGTAAATTTGAAGTGGAACTCTCCCTTACTTCGCCGGTAGTGGCACCCTCTGTCCCAAACGCAGAAATCCGTGATCGACTACGTCAAAGCTGAATCCCAACGAGGTATGCGAAGGTTTCCACGGACGTTTTGTTCTTGTAAGCCGTTCCCAGTTAAGAGATTCTGCGCGATTGGCACCATCTGCCATAAATGCAGAGAACTTCTTGGTTCGCTTCAACTGCTGACTACGGCTGTGGTCACTGggtgcctttctctcgcagaaCGCTCAAGTTTTGAGGGGGTTGCTTTTGTGCAGCAAGAAACAAGACAGTCAGTTGCAGGCCTGTTCGGCGTTAGTCTCGTTCTCAAAAGCATCCTCATAAAAATCCATTAGCGGGGCACGGGAGAGTCACGAACAAAGCCGCTTGAGATGAAAAGGACAACGCACATTTTCAGACGCGTCATGCTGTGCCATGCAGCGCGAAGTACTTGCCTAGGAGTGTGCGAGGGGACCTTTCGTGTCCATTGTTTTGTCGCAAATCAGGTTTATGAACATCCGCTGTGTCCAACCATGACGTTCAAATTTAGCTCAGAATAATGGCGGGGCTATCAGTTAAAATTAGTTACTCTTGCCATTATGACACGTTTACGTTTCAGTGTTACATCAGTTCCGTGGCATCTTCCAAATACCAAAATCCTGCGTCCCCAGTTCTTTGGCATCACGGTTTCGACAAAGCACTCCGTGTATCTCTTGAGCGTATTCCGGACACTCCTACTCTAATCCGATAACTAAAGACATTCAAGATCTAAAACCAGTATTTCACCTCGCAGTATAGgctcgaaaaaagagaggaacaccATATCAAACTTTTTTGCGGGGACGTTTTCTGAAATGATACGCGGTATGTAAACGTCAAGCGGCCGGTGTGAAAAATCTTCAACAGGTACGCCAACAGCTGTTGATGTGCGCCGTCAGCCGCAATCCCACGGACGCTACGCTGTGACTTGGCAGTAGCGTTCTGAAGCAAATGTTATATTCGGAATACTCTGAAGCCCAACGCTTGAAAATAATCTCTGGTTCTCATGGGAAGCTCTCGTGTAAAGTTGTGGTCGCTGCCAGCGAACAAGGCGACGTTCACAAGAAATGCGTGCCTTGCGGTGGATCTACAGGTGCAGATAAAAAGAAAACTACAAAATGCAGGACAGCAATAACAAGTAGTAAGCAACAGTCTTGACCAGGtaaaaaacaagagagggCAAGGAATCGTTCCAGGGTAATGGAGCAAACTCGTCATTCAGTTCCAAGATAACGCATTGCATGCCATTTGAGGAAAAGTCTCGAATTGTGTAGGAACGCGACTTGAGTGAGGCGGCAGAAAAAATATCGCCCCCGGATTTTCCACTGAGAGTGAAATGCTCTGGTTGTTGCTTACTCTTCACGCTTCACGCAAGAGAAAAGTACAGCTTCTGCGCAAGACGGCCCTTGTCAGTTGGCCAATCTTGTTTCGATTGGCAGAATGCATGCCCGTGGTGAGTCCAGTTCATAGAAAGCGCGCGCGGGTTTTACGCTACTAACACTAGGAGGTTTCCCCGCATCTTTGTTCCTTGTTTGGTCTGCCCGTTTCCTtgtttgttctctttcttttttgcattgagagagggggagacgaATCAAAAGGTCGTACGCCTCTCGAACCcggcgcgaggagagactgcatgcgggggccggagcgaaggaaagaaaccgATGCTGCCTCGCAGCAGGCACGGCGTAGCACAGCGCCTCTAGGAGGAACAACGGACAGAAATGACTGGCAAGGGTGGACTAGTGAAGGCGTTGAAGTCATGAGTAGCTCCGGAGTTCGGCGAGAGGTTGAGAGTCGCCCAGAGCACTGGTGCGACGGGTCGCGACGCCAACCAGCGGTCAAGCACCTCCGCACAGAAGACGTGGAAGTTGTCGACAAAAAGGGGGAGGCTGAGACTGTCTTTAGGGGAGACAGatcagaagaagacgaagaaagtgACGGTGACGATCCCGTAGTATCCGCCGAGCTCGTTCTCCTCAATTTTCCGGAGTTGGCCAACACCCGGTTCTTCGCATCCTCTCAAGAGAGTCCAGCCATCGTTACCCCCCAGAGTCTGTCATCTGTTTGCGCTCCTGcagcctctctttcttcatgTCCCACCGCGCAATCCAGCTGCTCATCCGACGATGTGAACGGTCCGTCAGATTTCTCCCCCcgatctgcttcttccacgCGTCCTACCGAGGCGGAGCCTCCACCTCGAAAAGCCTGTGGGTCTGAAACTGCCGATCGCGATGCTCCAGCAGACGTCTGTTGTGCCGCTGTCTCGGCGGCGGCCGCTGTGCGGTCTCTCGGAAATTCCCTGCGATCTGATAAGgaacagggagaaaaaactcaACGGAAGAATGAGTACGCGTCGCCTGGTGCGGACAGTCAGTCTGTCGGCGCATCTGTGACTTCTTCATCAGGTGCGTGTGCGGTACAGCTTCGCGGCTTGACAACTGCGCAGCCGCTAGCATTGGTCGGCGactgtttttccttcgtggGCCGCCAAGTTCGAGATCCTCTGGAAACAGTCGTTTTGCTGCGGAAGGCAGACAGTAGAAAGATTGCGGCTGGACCACAGCGGCTGTCCGTTGCGGAGTCTCGACCGCCCGTTTTGCCCGAAAATGTTTGCAGCAGCGGTGAGGCGGGGAACGGAAGTAGTCCTTGCACCGGAAAGACCGAGAGTTTCACGGACCgcggaacgaggaagagagggaaagagggAAACGATGAGATAGATGTTGTGGCGGGACTGGTCGGCCGATCTATTGACTTCATCGTCGACATTCAGGCAGCCGCGGGCCTTGCTGCAGTAGAACGAAGCAGCTGAAATGGGGATTTTTGCTCGGTGCTTCTTTGTCAGCACTCTACACAAATGAATTCtactgtttctgtttcccaCGAGAAATTAGcttgttctttttttccagcaAAGCGGCTGCCGCTAGAAGACGAAGTAGCGGAGCTTGCGATGATGCCATTCAGCACAGGTAGTGGCTGTACTATTACCGGTGTGTGTTGGATGCTCTTGTTTTGACACAGGGAGTTTTAGTGTCTTAATATCGCGGCTTCTTTCCGCCTCAAACAAGTTTATTTTCAGTTTGTCGTTCGCATGGTTATTACTCACTCCCGTCATTTGGACATGTGCGTAACGAAAATGAGCACGTTGACTTTCAGCTTTTCGAAACGAAGTGCGCATGGGTGTTAGACTTGAAATCTTTGTCTGGTCCAAGACATTCATGCGGCCTCTGGAGACTTGGAAAACTTGAGGCCTTTGTCGAAGGCGCCCTTCGTGAGGAGCTGCACGGTGGAAGTACAGGGTTTGCGCCTAAACGTCAATTAGTCTGTTCAGAGACGTCAACACTGAACTGATGGTGGATCCAGGGTGTACTGTTCCCCTTGCCCAGAATATCGACCTAtaacgaagagaaggaactgtTCTAATATCTGTCCTGACAAAGGAATTGTTCGTTTTCGCCACGACCCGCCTTGTGCACCTCTGCTCAGGCCTCATCGTACTCCTCACATCTAGAAACCAGAAGCTATGAATCGAGGAGGCACTGTCTAGAAAGCTTTATGGCAATCAATAGAGAGGAATCAGATTCCATTATTCATAACGGCCAGTGTGCGAAACTACTGACGTGTGCCTCGTGGCAAAACGCCCACTGTAAAATCCAAGAACTTCGTGCGCTGGAACAATGAAGTGGAAAGTGAGCAGGTAAACTCAATTGTGCAAGAACTCCTCTGACAAGAGACAGGGTGCGCCCACCCGTGTAccacgagaaacgagagatgAATGTGCTCCGTAGAGAGAGATAACTCATGACATCTGTAATCCGTCGCACGAGTGTGCTACAAGAACGCCCAAAAGAAGCAACGGGCATTTCCAACCTTGTCTCTGGGCAGCGCGTTTATCTGGTTGCCAATTATGTCTCGTTTCGTCTACGAAGTTTTGCAAGTCTACGTCGACCAAAAGTCTGCCACGAGACAGGAACGCATAACAACTTGATCGTGCCATTCGTTTGTTGCCGCTGTCCAAGAAGGCAACAAACGGTTTCAGACGGCCATTGGAGGGTTCCGAACCTTCCTTCTATCTGACACTGCGTCCGGCCAACCAGCCGCACACCTTGCAGAGAATGTGTGTTCCATGGAAAATAGGTACCAACTCGTTTCAATTTCAATTTGGCGTGGGTTAAGCTTGCCCCGTCGCAAACCGGTCAAACAGAAAGCTGCGGAATTCTTCACAGCGTAACTGCCGTTGCGCTCCCTGAAAAGCGTGAGGATCTTTTTGACTTCCTTGCTCGCGTCGATTCTCTTCCTGTCCATACCTACTCAGGGGATGGTATCAAACATATACAGCGgctcttttctttgtcgctCCAGACTCTCTCGTTTGAATTACTCACGTCGAGGAAGGCAGGCGCGGGCTGTTCAGACTACACGCGAGTTGCGTCGTGTATATTGTGCCGGCGCTCAAGCACTTGTGTGAGCGACTCATCGCAATTTTTGTGGTAAGACGGCCTCACAGAGGTCGCCCCGCTTCGACAATTTGCTAGATTTGGTGTTGTGTGTGGATTTTTGACTTCGAAGAAAGAATTCCTCACCACAAAGGTCGCGTTTTTGGTCGCTGCAAACACAGCTTGGTGGTCAGTCACTGTCGCTGTACACCGAACGCAGCCGACGGCTACTGGGAGACGCCGCGATTCGTTTTCACCGTTTTGACTACCAGTTTATTCACGGAGTTCGCTTACTCTTTTGGCAGAGTCTGGTGGAGCCTGATTAAACACATAGAGCAAGGCAGCTTAGGGTTTCGCGGGtttgcttccttcctttGTTTCCGTCCGCAGAGGCACCGTGAGGCTGCGTGGCGTGCATTTCGCTCTGCCCTCGGCGGAGAACCTCACAGAAGCGGCTTTGTACTGGCGCTCGCGCGGTTAGCTCCACGAGGAGAGGTCGCTGGAATTGACTTTTTGTAAAGAATTGTTTACCTTTCGCCTTTAGACAACTTCGGGAAGGAGCCGCGCGGCGTCCTGATTTAGTAAAGGAGCCACGCAGAAAGGTTCTCGTCCCAGCACGGGCGCGAAGCAGTTGAGTGGTCTCCGGACCTCACACACGAGGGAGAACACTCCCTCGACGGCTGCGTTGTTTGTTTGGGTGCGGTTCTTTGTTTTGCCCTCTTTTGTGAgattttctctctccaactTGCAGGAGAGCGAGTAATGTGCGGCGTTAGCGCCTTTTGTCGTAGAAAATGGAAGAAACCCATGATAATGCCATTTTGAGAGTGCCGTAGCCCACCCGCATTCCGTGTATTTCCCGTCGGGTCCGTGTCTCTCGGGAAGCCTTCGTAGAAtcttgtttttcgtctctcgctgacTCTGCCCTTTTCAAATGAAATTTTTTGTGGTTTCCAAGCGGGGAGACTGGGATCCGTTGTCGAAGGGCTCGATGGTCCGGCGAAGGTCTGTGCAGTTTTCTGGGCGCTGAAACGATGCGCCTTTTTCCGCAAACCTGGCGCTCTGCAGCAGAGGGAAGTCTGAGGAGCTGACCGGCGCACGAATTTCCGGCTGGTCAGCACGCCGCCGCGCGAAGAatttctcgcgtttctgtgcATTTTTTTCTATCCTTTCTTCCGCGCCCTATCGGCGGTTCTGCTTGCACCTTGTGTCTAGGAATGCACTCTGTCTTTTTGCGCCCGGCAACTGGGGGTGaattttttctcgcgttctccccTTCCAGTCTCTCGCAGACCTTTGCTCCCCTTGTCACTATCCTTTGTGTTGTGAGTCTTTCCCCGTCCGTACCGCCAAGCTTCAGCCGTTGTTTTCCGCGTTTCGTCGCCGAGTCCGGCTTCTCCGGTCTTGCGCAGCCGTACGAGGAACCCAGTTTTCGTGGATTTTTTAATGCCTTTTTGTGCCCCAGTGCGGAACAACACAGAACCTTTTACAAGCGCAAATCTCTCTCGGGTTCCGAACTTCGAGCTCactctccctcctttctctctgttgaagAAGGCACGCGAAGCGCCAGCAGCTGCGCCGTCGATTTATGTATCCGGTGCCGCGTTTCCCCGACAACGATTTAGATGCTGAGTTCTGTTGTGTCTTGTTTAGAGAAATCTTTCGAGTTTCTGGAAGTCCAGTGGTTCCGAAGGACCGACGCGTTGAGCATTTTCGGTGGCTTCCTAAATTCGTTCCGGGTCGTCCCCagtgtcttctttttccccaCTCGGTTTCCTTTGCAGAACAGCGGGGCCGGGGCGCAGAGCCCTTCGCTTTTAGACAAAAAGAACAAACGGTAGAAGCCCTCTGATGGAAGCTCTACGGCCTCGCTGTCTTGTTACGTGGTAACTCGCGTTCCTTGGTTGCCAGCGCTGTGGGTAGCCGGCAAAGCAGACCGTGTCGCCTTTCTACGAACTGAATGAGCCCAGGCTTCTGTAACGGTTTTCGATGAACAGACGTCGAAGAGCTCGCTCCTTTTCGTGTGCACCAGAGTGCTTACACAAGACTTAGACGCCCGTGTCTCAGTTGTctcggagagagagcggctGCAAGAGAATTCGAGAGTTATTTTTCTTTCTCACAGGTTCGCGGTTTCGAAGGGGACCGGTGACTGCCGCAACCCAAGCTTCAGGAACCCGGAGAAAGGAAATTCCAACAGGTTCTCACACAGTCTGAGGATCCGAACTCTCCAGATTATCTGACCTGTTACTCTCCACTTCGAGTCCTTTCACAGTTTCTCGACGGCATGCCGCCTGTCCAgtctttcttcgcgtctgGCATCTCTTGGTGGCGACAAGTCGAGGATCTCTAATAACGGCCGTCGGGATTAGCTTAGATGTGAGCTTTCCCCGTCTTCAGTCTCgcgccttctgcctcgcATCTCGTGCTGTGACGCAGGCCGGGGGCTCTGGTCGACCTGGGAGGTGAAACTGTATCGGTCTGTCATCGGTGTCGCTGTTCTGctcgtttctgctctctctctgaacaCACAGGCGCGTGCCGCCCTCAGCTTCGCGCCTGTATCCTTTTGCCTGGTGTCTGCCGAGACCGGTCGGAACTGAGCGCATttgtcgcgtctcttcgttttctcctcttcttcgtcttgatCTCTCCCTGCGTGTCTGTCCGTCTCGACATGTGCGTAGACGCGGCGTTCAGTCTGTGTTGGCCTGccctctcttttccgagATTCCGCTGTGAGCACGGTCCCGTCGGTGTGTAGTGATCGCCGCCTAGACCCGCAGGTCATGGCGATGCATCGAGGGCCGTAGGAGCGTCTGTCCTCGCTGTATGTGTTTCTCCTCGCCGATTCCAGAGCGGTCTTGCGCTCTCGTGGCGCCTCCCTCGCAGCCGCAGAATCCGCAATCTGACGATGGAAGGCCGCGAGACATCTGCGGGAaggcctctctcttctcgcctgcttCAGCTCGCGCGCGAAGCtgacgaggcagaagcagcgggTCGCCTGGACCTGACCTCGCCCCTCTgcgccgctgcctctcccGACAGCCTATGTGGATCCGACAGTCGCCTCCTGCAAGCCgccggcgaaggagacgcggccgggcctcccgcttcttcagGGACTGTCTCCCCGCGCTCTCGGGCGCTTGGGAACCCGATTCCcttcggagacagacagcatGCGCGACGCCTCACCTCCCTCCCGTATCGACGGACCTCCTCTGCTTGTTtgattcctctcctttcgtcttctgcggaGGGCCGGACGccgtggagaggcgaagagaccCCAGAGGCCAGGGGTCTCGTGTCTGTTTCCGCCCACGCATCTGGAGCCCAGACTCGGGCGCGCGAGTCCCGCGTCTCGTCCGTCGCCTCCGATTGCGAAGAGGGtgaagtgtctcctctcttctcgcggcgGGAGAGGCCCCGGCAAGAGACCGTCGCGTTGCCGCCGCTCCCTCGGTCTTCcgtggcgcatgcaggcctcGCCGCAGACTCAGGGAAGAGCCTCCACttcagagaagcggaagTCGTTGCGGCGTTAGCGCCCGCGTCCTTCGCGCGGACCTTGTCTCGCCTGCGAACCCGCGGCAGAACTcgcgagggcgaggagacaggcgcagtGCTGGAACGAGAAGTCCCCAACGAAGACGGTCCAGAGTGCGCGCCCGTCGCAGCCACCCCCTGTGTCCccgagaaagagcgagaaaaagagagggggagagagagacggttGGTGGAGGGTAGCACAGAAGAAGGTCGGCGAGGAGCGGACGCAGGTTTCCTTGGTCCGAGTGGAGAGCGAGAATGGCGAGAGGTCTCGTTAGAGGACGAGTCTGCGCAGCCGATGGTTTCGTTTGCACCAGGCCAGAACCGAATGCGTCATCTCCGGTACCagcgttcctcttcttgggAACCGAGCACAGCTGCTGCGTTTGGGTCTCAACCACCCACGGGGACCGGCGCGAACCGCGCGCCGCTGCGGGCGGGCCTCGCCCGCGCGGGTCTCCAAGGCCCCTCGCCGCCGGCCCAGAACGGCGCGGCGAACTCGCGAAGTGGGGGCCCGGCTCACTGGGGGGCGGTcccgaacgcatgcagttccttcGCGACGGGGTCGTCTCCGGCGTCTGCTGCGGGAGCAGTCGCAGTCCCTGACCTCGCTGCGTCGGTCGCACTGCAGCACCAGATGGTCCGACTGGCTGAAGAGCTGCTGTACTCGCCGGAGGAGAGTTTCCACTCGGGTCCCGTGCAGCGAGGCGCGCATCCGTCGTCGAGTGCGTACCCTCCCGCCTCCTTCACCTTCCATGAACAGCAGCAGTCGCTGTTCCACCTGGACAAAACGCGCGTTCCCGTCCTCGCAAGTTCGGGTTCCAACGCCGACAGCCTCGGGCCTTGGGAGGCCCTCTCGCCCAACGGGCCCGCGCGCTTCGGCGGGACTGTGACCCCTGGAAGTCTGCTCGGTGGGCCAGGGTACCCCACGCGCGGCTCCGAGGGAACCTTCGACTTCGACGCCCCCCGCAGAGACTCCACCGGCTTCTGGGCCTTCACTGGCGTGTGGGCAGACCAAGACGCCGCAGCGGCAGAGTTCAAGAAAATCGCCGCAGCACGAGGCGGGGTGAGGCGGACCTTCGTGAGGGATCCTGGTGGCgcggggagagagcgaaacagagagacaggagagacacagaggagtcagggcagagagcgaaacagagagagaaatttttgagaggaagagagaactaTATGAAGAGGGGGGAAAGAGGACTaaggggagggagagagagagatggagaaaaagcaagagaggaaggaacgcaaaaagaggaagagactgaGAAGCGGAGATGAGCCTTGTCTACTACACTCTTCACTTGCAACCGATGgcgacttctcttctgtgtgtctgcagaATGGTTTGATGACCCTCCACGCATTTCGTCTCTTGGTGACGATCTTTGTCATTTTGGATGTCCTGAAGTTCGGGGCTTCGACCTACTTCCCTCCGTCGAACTACGTAGGCGCGTTTCCACAGGTGTTTACGCAGCTCGCGTCTTTCGAGTGCAGCAGTACACTCGGCGAATGAGAATACCACTCGTATGTcgtccttttcgtctcgacACAGATCGGTGCAGACGTGAGTCCGAGTTGAATTTGCATGGAAATCTGCATGCTCACACTTCGTGCCTTTGTCCGTTTCGCTTACTTTCACTTCACTTCGATTTTCTTCTAGGCCTCCCCCGTGCATCCGTTGGCTCGCTGCTTTTGCTGCacctttcgctctctccgcaGACCGCCTTCTTGGTGTTCTTGTTCCTCAATTTGGGCGTGTGGCTGTTCTTTCTGGCGGAGGCCGCGCTGAAGATTCGACTTCTCGGTTTTCGGAGATACATGAATTCGCTCTTCACGTTCTTCGACGGATTCCTCCTGCTGATCCAGTCGGCGGCTCTTGCAGTCCGATTCGCGATCGTCCTCGATCCAGACGGAGTTGGAAAACCTGTTTTCGACCCCGGTTCGGTCGAGCGAGACGACTCAATCGTCAACGAGTTCATGCAAAGCCGCATCCACGTCGCCCTCCTGGTGAGAAAATAAAACGTACAAAAACTCGAGGGTGAACATGTATATGAACATATACGTGTTAAGGTGTGGGCTGTGTGTGTTTCCATTTCTATCTATACGTTTATTTTTGTTTCAATATTTGGAGGTATTCATGTAGCCATATAGGTACTCCATTTGGAGAGCCGTAGGAAGAGGCGTCTGTGTAGAAGACGAAAGCTTCGAgtggaagtcgagaagaacaCGAGAACAACAGCTAGCAAGAGAGGGGCCTTTGTATCACTTTTGACTCATGTGGCTCGTACAAAATCAAACTGAAATATTCGCTATAACTACTGGTCAATGGATGCGTTTGAACGTCGCTTCAGCATTGCTGAGCTGCGCTGCGTGCAACTTCGTTTTTCGGCGCGTGGTaaattctcttcttcgcatcGGTCGATCGATGCTTCCAGGCTCTGTGGGATTCAGAGGAGAAAAGTTTGTGATTTTGTGTCGGCTTTTTCTGTCCTGAGAGTCGAGAGCAGTCTCTAAATCGAGCGGGTACCGCCCACGCTGCTTTTACGACGTCATCTTCAGAGATgacgccgccttcgcccccccccccgtgatttttttcttgtgaaccttctttcttttctgccgcTGCTTCACAGACTCTGGACACGATTCA from the Toxoplasma gondii ME49 chromosome IX, whole genome shotgun sequence genome contains:
- a CDS encoding hypothetical protein (encoded by transcript TGME49_267725), which encodes MRGPERRKETDAASQQARRSTAPLGGTTDRNDWQGWTSEGVEVMSSSGVRREVESRPEHWCDGSRRQPAVKHLRTEDVEVVDKKGEAETVFRGDRSEEDEESDGDDPVVSAELVLLNFPELANTRFFASSQESPAIVTPQSLSSVCAPAASLSSCPTAQSSCSSDDVNGPSDFSPRSASSTRPTEAEPPPRKACGSETADRDAPADVCCAAVSAAAAVRSLGNSLRSDKEQGEKTQRKNEYASPGADSQSVGASVTSSSGACAVQLRGLTTAQPLALVGDCFSFVGRQVRDPLETVVLLRKADSRKIAAGPQRLSVAESRPPVLPENVCSSGEAGNGSSPCTGKTESFTDRGTRKRGKEGNDEIDVVAGLVGRSIDFIVDIQAAAGLAAVERSS
- a CDS encoding transporter, cation channel family protein (encoded by transcript TGME49_267720~Predicted trans-membrane domain (TMHMM2.0):577-600:606-628:642-665:736-759:768-791:803-826) — protein: MEGRETSAGRPLSSRLLQLAREADEAEAAGRLDLTSPLCAAASPDSLCGSDSRLLQAAGEGDAAGPPASSGTVSPRSRALGNPIPFGDRQHARRLTSLPYRRTSSACLIPLLSSSAEGRTPWRGEETPEARGLVSVSAHASGAQTRARESRVSSVASDCEEGEVSPLFSRRERPRQETVALPPLPRSSVAHAGLAADSGKSLHFREAEVVAALAPASFARTLSRLRTRGRTREGEETGAVLEREVPNEDGPECAPVAATPCVPEKEREKERGRERRLVEGSTEEGRRGADAGFLGPSGEREWREVSLEDESAQPMVSFAPGQNRMRHLRYQRSSSWEPSTAAAFGSQPPTGTGANRAPLRAGLARAGLQGPSPPAQNGAANSRSGGPAHWGAVPNACSSFATGSSPASAAGAVAVPDLAASVALQHQMVRLAEELLYSPEESFHSGPVQRGAHPSSSAYPPASFTFHEQQQSLFHLDKTRVPVLASSGSNADSLGPWEALSPNGPARFGGTVTPGSLLGGPGYPTRGSEGTFDFDAPRRDSTGFWAFTGVWADQDAAAAEFKKIAAARGGNGLMTLHAFRLLVTIFVILDVLKFGASTYFPPSNYTAFLVFLFLNLGVWLFFLAEAALKIRLLGFRRYMNSLFTFFDGFLLLIQSAALAVRFAIVLDPDGVGKPVFDPGSVERDDSIVNEFMQSRIHVALLTLDTIQLCRVYRLTFSCRELFLLTKSILHSLRSLQWTALFVFCVIYTCAIFCTWTFYDADDAEMSLLWGNLILSMFTLFTVLTLEGWNGVANSTAEKHPFSRIFFVCFICFTTLTLLNIVTGIILDAYVDMSSRLAAEASYHEHLEKDARNEDLLTKAFQQTEFLFSLPASAAATSGFRNWTSLSRSSGEGNKLSLDSGGPKKVPEAGSSDREKGEERRSQAFARASTGTFFSPAHAEPDREASAASAFFVEGDRTFQTVGQCGSSAGRGAKLERKTTGLTSECSTTARPPTEGNDGSNAGSGEGAEKGEKTDKCDRDEKGERGEDRGCAPRKAQETCGVEKGGGDGDGQGPGSLEETEDEERRRERRSTLDGDSSGDAHEDSQAWNEKDRKPKQSGAARFLRRVQASGIFHLGRKVPHVEEEKKDERKVVACLNLANLHPLDILQHPAILDALEKAGIPLFQAFDVLNLYYTRGVEFITVKEFAESCGRVCGTSTGRQLLQMQIDLHQKLNRVEKRVRRLTRALVQQQQLVLLQQQQLLSASTPVTRSRSIWGWSDKERKTDFVDISRRARFRKNRAIRPTAAHGFGAAIEETTLPEHFLPKVGKIPNVDTKLGGSDTVATLVTTDTHRVLWCAQKRDFSKFKRGSFYWGSLFS